In a single window of the Rhizobium tropici CIAT 899 genome:
- a CDS encoding HpcH/HpaI aldolase family protein: MTTDMNGFAGRLKRRENGGMISGWVGIPDPMLVNHLAQEDFDTIVLDMQHGMWNMESAANGIAHVRLAGKPAIARIPVGDFASASRLLDAGASAIIAPMINSADDARALVQATKYPPLGERSWGPSLALNHFGLPAEDYLQSANSLTVTIAMVETRMALDAIDEILAVDGIDGIFVGPSDLSIALSNGARLAPDSAAIDQALATALARCRAHGKVICAFGGDGDRAGQYLKLGLDLVIAGTETAQLRAGARTALEAARKGADS; encoded by the coding sequence ATGACGACTGACATGAACGGTTTTGCCGGACGCCTAAAGCGCCGCGAGAATGGCGGCATGATCTCCGGCTGGGTCGGCATACCCGATCCGATGCTCGTCAATCATCTGGCGCAGGAAGACTTCGATACCATCGTGCTCGATATGCAGCATGGCATGTGGAACATGGAGTCCGCTGCCAACGGCATCGCCCATGTGCGCCTGGCAGGCAAGCCGGCGATTGCCCGTATTCCCGTCGGCGATTTCGCCTCCGCCTCGCGGCTTCTCGATGCCGGTGCCTCTGCCATCATCGCACCGATGATCAATTCTGCCGATGATGCGCGCGCCTTGGTGCAGGCGACGAAGTATCCGCCGCTCGGCGAGCGCAGCTGGGGGCCGTCGCTGGCCCTCAATCATTTCGGCCTGCCGGCTGAAGATTATCTGCAGAGCGCCAACAGCCTGACCGTCACCATTGCCATGGTCGAAACTCGCATGGCGCTCGACGCCATCGACGAGATTCTGGCCGTTGACGGCATCGACGGCATCTTTGTCGGCCCATCCGATCTGTCGATCGCGCTTTCAAACGGCGCACGCCTTGCACCCGATAGTGCCGCGATCGACCAGGCGCTTGCGACCGCGCTTGCGCGGTGCCGTGCTCATGGCAAGGTGATCTGCGCCTTCGGCGGCGATGGCGATCGTGCGGGCCAATATCTGAAGCTTGGTCTTGATCTGGTTATCGCAGGCACGGAAACCGCTCAGCTCAGGGCAGGAGCGCGCACGGCTCTTGAGGCTGCGCGAAAAGGCGCTGATTCATAA
- a CDS encoding fructose bisphosphate aldolase, whose product MADEKMMSQMSGKGGFIAALDQSGGSTPGALRLYGIADSDYNGDEEMFRLMHEMRVRIMTAPSFSGDKVIGAILFEKTMDGEAQGKPVPTYLWADRGVVPFLKVDKGLAAEENGAQVMKPMPDLDALLARAVKKGIFGTKMRSVIASADKTGIAAVVKQQFEIGHQILGHGLVPIIEPEVSIKSPTKQEAEAILRDEIAQRLDAVPAGEKVMLKLTIPTVPDFYKPLVDHKAVARVVALSGGYSRADACEKLSHNHGMIASFSRALTEDLRVTMSDAEFDASLAKTIDEIYQASVVKA is encoded by the coding sequence ATGGCTGACGAAAAGATGATGTCACAGATGTCGGGCAAGGGTGGCTTCATCGCTGCCCTCGATCAAAGCGGAGGCTCGACCCCGGGCGCTCTGCGTCTCTATGGGATCGCCGATTCCGACTATAATGGCGATGAGGAAATGTTCCGCCTGATGCATGAAATGCGCGTGCGCATCATGACGGCTCCCTCATTTTCCGGAGATAAGGTGATTGGCGCCATTCTTTTCGAGAAGACCATGGATGGGGAGGCGCAAGGCAAGCCGGTTCCCACTTATCTCTGGGCCGATCGCGGTGTCGTCCCGTTCCTCAAGGTCGACAAGGGTCTGGCTGCCGAGGAGAACGGCGCACAAGTGATGAAGCCGATGCCGGATCTTGACGCTTTGCTCGCCCGTGCGGTGAAGAAGGGGATCTTCGGGACCAAGATGCGCTCAGTCATCGCTAGCGCCGACAAGACAGGCATCGCCGCAGTGGTCAAGCAGCAGTTCGAGATAGGACATCAGATTCTCGGCCATGGTCTCGTGCCGATCATCGAACCGGAAGTCTCCATCAAGAGCCCGACCAAGCAGGAGGCCGAGGCTATCCTGCGGGATGAGATCGCTCAGAGGCTCGACGCAGTGCCGGCCGGCGAGAAAGTCATGCTCAAGCTGACGATCCCGACTGTTCCGGATTTCTATAAGCCCCTCGTCGATCACAAGGCCGTGGCGCGCGTCGTGGCGCTTTCGGGCGGCTACAGCCGTGCGGATGCCTGCGAAAAGCTCAGCCACAATCATGGAATGATCGCCAGCTTCTCCCGAGCTTTGACCGAGGATCTGCGCGTGACGATGAGCGACGCTGAATTCGACGCCAGCCTCGCAAAAACCATCGACGAGATCTATCAGGCGAGCGTCGTGAAGGCCTAA
- a CDS encoding class I SAM-dependent methyltransferase: MREPDMQKLDALVGRLIGDVGAAVSGVLVTLGDHLGLFKAMADGTPMTPAELADKVGVKERYVREWLSAQAAADYVSYDDKTERFYLTPEQAMVFAEESSPAFFNGAFDVVQSMWLDEPKIANAFKTGSGFGWHEHSACLFRGTERFFRPGYNSHLITEWIPALNGMHEKLQAGAAVADVGCGHGASTILMAQAYPNSTFFGFDYHLPSIERARAAAKQAGVDTRITFEQASAKDFPAVGYDLVAMFDCLHDMGDPVGAGKHVKESLADDGTWMIVEPFAHDCLKDNLNPVGRVFYGASTMICTPASLSQEVGLGLGAQAGELKLRKVAMDAGYSHFRKATETPFNMVFEVRA; the protein is encoded by the coding sequence ATGCGTGAACCTGATATGCAGAAACTTGATGCCCTGGTCGGTCGCCTGATCGGCGATGTCGGCGCGGCGGTCTCGGGTGTGCTGGTGACACTCGGAGATCATCTGGGTCTGTTCAAGGCTATGGCCGACGGAACACCGATGACGCCGGCGGAGCTTGCTGACAAGGTTGGCGTAAAGGAACGCTACGTGCGTGAATGGCTGTCAGCTCAAGCCGCGGCCGATTATGTCAGTTATGACGACAAAACCGAGCGCTTCTACCTGACGCCGGAACAGGCTATGGTGTTTGCGGAGGAAAGCAGCCCCGCCTTCTTCAACGGCGCCTTCGATGTCGTCCAATCCATGTGGCTCGACGAGCCGAAAATCGCCAATGCCTTCAAGACCGGCAGCGGTTTCGGCTGGCATGAGCATAGCGCCTGCCTGTTCCGCGGCACGGAGCGCTTTTTCCGCCCAGGCTACAACAGCCATCTCATTACGGAATGGATACCCGCGCTGAACGGCATGCATGAAAAGCTTCAAGCCGGCGCTGCGGTTGCGGATGTCGGCTGCGGCCACGGCGCCTCGACCATCCTGATGGCGCAGGCCTATCCGAACTCGACCTTCTTCGGCTTCGACTATCACCTGCCATCGATCGAGCGGGCGCGCGCTGCCGCCAAGCAGGCGGGCGTCGATACCCGCATCACGTTCGAGCAGGCAAGCGCCAAGGATTTCCCGGCTGTCGGTTACGATCTTGTCGCCATGTTCGATTGCCTGCACGACATGGGTGATCCGGTCGGCGCCGGTAAACACGTCAAGGAAAGCCTTGCCGACGACGGCACCTGGATGATCGTCGAACCCTTTGCGCATGACTGCCTGAAGGACAATCTCAATCCGGTCGGCAGGGTCTTCTACGGCGCTTCGACGATGATCTGCACACCGGCCTCGTTGTCGCAGGAAGTCGGGCTGGGCCTGGGCGCGCAGGCCGGCGAATTGAAGCTGCGCAAGGTTGCCATGGATGCGGGCTATTCGCATTTCCGCAAGGCAACCGAAACGCCGTTCAACATGGTCTTCGAAGTCAGGGCATGA
- a CDS encoding glutathione peroxidase, which produces MTDNVLDIPVKKIDGSDTTLADYRGKVIMVVNVASKCGLTVQYEGLEKLYEEKRDEGLVIAGFPANDFKGQEPGSDKEILEFCTLTYDVQFPMFSKIAVTGENRHPLYDSLIASSVETVGDGSMRERLAKHGLETGQNGGIVWNFEKFLIGRDGDVVARFAPDVTADDPRLLSVLEKELARAG; this is translated from the coding sequence ATGACCGATAACGTGCTCGATATTCCGGTAAAGAAGATCGACGGCAGCGATACGACGCTTGCCGACTATCGCGGCAAGGTCATCATGGTCGTCAATGTCGCGTCCAAATGCGGCCTGACGGTGCAGTATGAAGGGCTGGAAAAGCTCTATGAGGAAAAGCGGGACGAAGGTCTTGTCATCGCCGGCTTCCCGGCCAACGATTTCAAGGGCCAGGAGCCGGGTAGCGATAAAGAGATTCTGGAGTTCTGCACGCTGACCTATGACGTGCAGTTTCCCATGTTTTCCAAGATCGCCGTGACAGGTGAAAACCGCCATCCGCTTTATGACAGCCTGATCGCCTCCAGCGTCGAGACGGTAGGAGACGGGTCGATGCGCGAACGGCTCGCCAAACATGGCCTCGAGACCGGGCAGAACGGGGGCATCGTCTGGAATTTCGAAAAGTTCCTGATCGGTCGCGACGGCGACGTTGTTGCCCGCTTTGCGCCTGATGTAACAGCCGACGATCCGCGCCTGCTCTCCGTTTTGGAAAAAGAACTGGCTCGCGCTGGCTGA
- a CDS encoding tyrosine-type recombinase/integrase, with translation MGKRSTVLLTKRVVDAARPDRDRYHIWDSELPGFGLRVAPSGVKTFIIKYRTDGGGRSATQRIMSIGHFGPITVEQARRAAKTKLGCVAAGQDPAEDLQIKRRDMTISDLIDLYEKQGCFVRHGRRQGEPMKPKTKTETVARLRNHVMPLLAQRKSRSLNPGDIEGLVADVASGKTAREVRNRNGRRIVLRGGVGMAGKVARDLSVVFSFAIRHEIVTTNPVTHAIFRKIDNRRMRFLTVEELASLGAALDELEMGKCNPKGINIIRLLALTGCRRSEIAGLEWSEVNLAKGLIELEDSKTGPSTRPLGGAAIDLLKSIPKEGSKFVFPAERGEGHFTQTPVVWCKAVAKAQISGATLHTLRHTVGSIATCLGESLALTGAIPGHARLSSTEGVLLQNLM, from the coding sequence GTGGGCAAGCGAAGTACGGTACTTCTGACGAAACGTGTCGTCGACGCGGCTCGTCCTGATCGTGACCGGTATCACATTTGGGACAGCGAGCTTCCAGGCTTCGGTCTTCGTGTCGCACCCTCAGGCGTGAAAACCTTCATCATCAAATATCGAACGGATGGCGGTGGGCGATCAGCGACCCAGCGTATCATGTCCATAGGGCATTTTGGTCCGATCACCGTCGAACAAGCAAGACGAGCCGCCAAGACCAAACTTGGATGCGTTGCGGCTGGTCAAGATCCTGCCGAAGATCTCCAGATCAAGCGTCGCGACATGACAATCAGCGACCTCATTGATCTCTACGAGAAGCAGGGCTGCTTCGTCCGGCACGGTCGGCGGCAAGGCGAGCCGATGAAGCCGAAGACCAAGACCGAAACCGTGGCGCGGCTGCGTAACCACGTCATGCCTCTGCTCGCCCAACGCAAGTCGCGGAGCCTAAACCCAGGCGACATCGAGGGACTTGTCGCGGATGTGGCGTCCGGAAAGACTGCTCGCGAGGTTAGGAACAGAAATGGCAGGCGCATCGTTTTAAGAGGCGGAGTGGGGATGGCGGGTAAGGTGGCACGCGACCTCTCCGTCGTTTTCAGTTTTGCCATCCGGCACGAAATCGTCACCACGAACCCGGTTACGCATGCAATCTTTCGAAAAATTGACAATCGAAGGATGCGATTTCTCACCGTTGAGGAGCTTGCCAGCCTGGGCGCTGCCTTGGATGAACTCGAAATGGGAAAATGCAACCCCAAGGGCATCAATATCATCCGCCTCCTGGCTTTGACGGGTTGCCGCCGCAGCGAAATCGCCGGACTGGAATGGTCGGAAGTCAATTTAGCGAAAGGACTGATCGAACTTGAAGACAGCAAGACAGGACCGTCGACCCGCCCCCTGGGCGGGGCGGCGATTGATTTGCTGAAATCAATCCCGAAGGAGGGCAGCAAGTTTGTTTTTCCTGCTGAACGAGGAGAAGGGCATTTTACACAGACGCCCGTGGTGTGGTGCAAGGCAGTAGCAAAGGCCCAGATCTCCGGCGCAACGCTCCATACACTGAGGCATACAGTCGGTTCCATTGCTACTTGCTTAGGAGAGAGCCTGGCGTTGACTGGAGCTATTCCTGGCCACGCGAGACTAAGCTCGACCGAAGGTGTTCTGTTGCAAAATTTGATGTAG
- a CDS encoding IS6 family transposase, with protein sequence MFKGRHFEQSVILLCVRWYLSYGLSLRDLKEMMAERRISVDHSTIHRWVVHFAPLLADRFNRRKRAVTGKWHADETYIKVRGRWTYLYRAIDSNGDTVEFRLSEHRDLSAAKRFFRKAFARHGRPERIVIDGSQTNREAIISCDTTSRLQDRSCRRPESPCIRQSQYLNNRIEQDHRRIKRRVRPMLGFKSFKSAVATLSGIEMIHMLRKRQLQDAYAANPSISDQVESLAAAF encoded by the coding sequence ATGTTCAAAGGTCGGCATTTCGAGCAGTCGGTGATATTGCTGTGCGTGCGCTGGTATCTGAGCTATGGCCTGAGCCTGCGCGACCTGAAGGAAATGATGGCCGAACGCCGCATCAGCGTCGATCATTCGACGATCCATCGCTGGGTCGTCCACTTTGCGCCCCTATTGGCGGATCGGTTCAATCGGCGCAAGCGCGCCGTCACTGGCAAGTGGCACGCCGACGAGACCTATATCAAGGTTCGCGGCCGATGGACGTATCTCTATCGCGCCATCGACAGCAACGGCGACACGGTCGAGTTTCGGCTCAGCGAGCATCGTGATCTTTCCGCCGCCAAACGTTTCTTCAGAAAGGCTTTCGCCCGGCACGGCCGGCCGGAGCGCATCGTCATCGATGGCAGCCAGACCAACCGGGAAGCGATCATTTCCTGTGACACCACAAGCCGCCTTCAGGATCGGTCCTGCCGTCGTCCTGAATCCCCATGCATTCGACAGAGTCAGTATCTGAACAACCGCATCGAGCAGGATCACCGACGCATCAAGCGGCGTGTCAGACCGATGCTCGGCTTCAAGTCATTTAAATCGGCCGTGGCAACATTGTCCGGAATTGAGATGATCCACATGCTACGAAAGCGCCAATTGCAGGACGCTTACGCTGCCAATCCGTCAATCTCTGATCAGGTTGAGAGCCTGGCTGCCGCGTTCTGA
- a CDS encoding acetoacetate--CoA ligase, with protein MTLPELDPSWSPSTDRARNTEMNTFREWCSHTFRTDLRDHQDLHRWSVDEPSDFWRGLWDYCGIKGAPGARTLVDGSSMLQARFFPDGKLSFARNLLCRSGPEDAIVFRGEDKIAYRWSWDRLRAEVSALQQAFIAMGIVSGDRVAAMLPNIPETVACMLAASSLGAIWSSCSPDFGVEGVFDRFSQIEPKLFIACDAYWYGGKRHDVSDKIRTLAEKFDCSSLIVPYGGDAVALAASLKLSTTYDQVKQVHPPREVQFVEFPFSHPLYIMFSSGTTGAPKCIVHSAGGTLLQHVKEHRLHCDIRPGDKVFYFTTCGWMMWNWLASALASGATLCLYDGSPFAPAAEVLWEYAEEEHFTFFGTSAKYLDSLRKAQFKAEGNFDLRALRVIASTGSPLGREGFNYVYHGLKRDLQLASVSGGTDIISCFVLGNPTLPVWRGEIQGPGLGLAVDVWNEDGSPIRGEKGELVCTRPFPSMPIGFWNDSDQAKYRASYFARFENVWCHGDFAEWTSHDGLIIHGRSDATLNPGGVRIGTAEIYNQVEQLPEVVEAICIGQEWDDDVRVVLFVRLDAGSELDPALEAKIRQRIRTGASPRHVPAKILQVADIPRTRSGKIVELAVRNAIHGLPIANLNALANPGALDEFVRLKVHLT; from the coding sequence ATGACGTTACCCGAACTCGATCCGTCGTGGTCGCCTTCAACGGACCGCGCTCGCAATACCGAGATGAATACGTTTCGGGAATGGTGCTCGCATACCTTTAGGACTGACCTTCGTGACCATCAGGATTTGCATCGGTGGTCCGTGGATGAGCCAAGCGACTTCTGGCGCGGGCTATGGGATTACTGCGGCATCAAGGGAGCGCCGGGAGCGCGCACGCTCGTGGATGGCTCGAGCATGCTTCAGGCTCGTTTCTTTCCTGATGGCAAGCTCAGCTTCGCCCGCAATCTCCTGTGCCGCAGTGGTCCGGAGGATGCGATCGTCTTCCGCGGAGAGGACAAGATCGCCTATCGATGGAGCTGGGATCGCTTGAGGGCGGAGGTGTCCGCCTTGCAACAGGCGTTCATCGCCATGGGCATCGTGTCCGGAGATCGTGTCGCCGCTATGTTGCCGAACATACCGGAGACCGTGGCTTGCATGCTCGCCGCCTCTTCGTTGGGAGCTATCTGGTCGTCGTGCTCGCCCGACTTCGGCGTGGAGGGCGTGTTCGACCGCTTCAGCCAGATCGAACCAAAGCTGTTCATCGCTTGCGACGCCTACTGGTACGGCGGCAAGCGGCACGACGTTTCGGACAAGATCAGGACCCTCGCTGAGAAGTTCGACTGCAGTTCACTTATTGTCCCATACGGCGGCGATGCGGTGGCGCTGGCAGCCTCGCTTAAGCTCAGTACGACCTACGACCAAGTGAAACAGGTTCATCCGCCCAGAGAGGTGCAGTTCGTTGAATTCCCGTTTTCGCACCCGCTCTATATCATGTTCTCTTCGGGTACGACGGGAGCGCCCAAATGCATCGTTCACTCCGCGGGAGGCACCCTGCTCCAGCATGTGAAGGAGCACCGCCTGCACTGCGACATCAGGCCTGGTGACAAGGTCTTCTATTTCACGACGTGCGGCTGGATGATGTGGAACTGGCTCGCGTCGGCTCTCGCTTCAGGTGCTACGCTCTGCCTCTATGATGGTTCGCCCTTCGCCCCAGCCGCAGAGGTTCTTTGGGAGTATGCCGAAGAGGAGCATTTCACCTTCTTCGGTACCTCGGCGAAGTATCTCGACAGTCTCCGCAAAGCCCAATTCAAGGCAGAAGGGAACTTCGACCTCCGCGCCCTGCGAGTTATCGCCTCCACAGGCTCGCCCCTTGGGAGAGAAGGTTTCAACTACGTCTACCACGGTCTCAAACGAGACCTTCAACTCGCCTCGGTGTCCGGTGGCACCGACATCATCTCGTGCTTCGTACTGGGCAATCCGACCCTTCCCGTTTGGCGAGGAGAGATACAGGGGCCGGGGCTTGGCTTGGCTGTCGATGTTTGGAACGAGGACGGTAGTCCGATCCGCGGCGAAAAGGGAGAACTAGTTTGCACGAGACCATTCCCGAGCATGCCGATCGGGTTCTGGAACGACTCGGATCAAGCAAAGTATCGAGCATCCTATTTTGCGCGCTTCGAGAATGTATGGTGTCATGGCGACTTCGCTGAATGGACCTCGCATGACGGCCTTATCATCCACGGTCGATCCGATGCCACATTAAATCCTGGCGGAGTGCGGATCGGGACAGCGGAGATTTACAATCAGGTGGAACAGCTTCCTGAGGTCGTTGAGGCGATATGCATTGGACAGGAGTGGGACGACGACGTGCGCGTTGTCCTTTTTGTTCGCCTTGACGCCGGAAGCGAACTCGACCCCGCTTTGGAAGCGAAGATTAGGCAAAGGATCAGGACCGGCGCGTCGCCGCGGCACGTGCCCGCGAAGATACTGCAGGTGGCAGACATCCCCAGGACAAGATCAGGTAAGATCGTCGAATTGGCCGTGCGAAACGCTATTCACGGCCTGCCGATTGCAAACCTCAACGCTCTGGCGAACCCGGGTGCGCTCGACGAGTTCGTTCGTCTGAAAGTTCACCTGACCTGA
- a CDS encoding FAD binding domain-containing protein — protein sequence MNPFTLHRPSAIDLISAMLASSSDPKFLAGGMTLLPSMKLGLITPSDLIDLTSLPAFGEISNEGRRLSVGAGATHAAVANERRIRELCPALGRLAGKIGDRHVRNRGTIGGSLANNDPAADYPAAILALDATIHTDRREIGSSDFFRGIFETALDEHELITSIEFEAPERAAYAKFPHPASGYALAGVFVCRGDSYVRVAVTGVGSDGAFRLQELEGKLEAQFEASVVDTIDLSALEFFEDRHGSRAYRENLVRVMARQAIAEIAAVDGA from the coding sequence ATGAACCCCTTCACCCTCCACAGACCGTCGGCAATTGACCTGATCAGCGCGATGTTGGCTTCATCGAGCGATCCCAAGTTCCTTGCGGGCGGCATGACATTGCTGCCGTCGATGAAGCTCGGTTTGATCACACCGAGCGACTTGATCGATCTGACTTCCCTTCCCGCCTTCGGGGAAATCTCGAACGAGGGTCGCAGGCTCTCCGTCGGGGCGGGTGCGACGCACGCAGCCGTCGCAAACGAAAGACGCATTCGGGAGCTATGCCCGGCGCTAGGCCGACTCGCCGGAAAGATCGGCGACCGCCATGTGCGCAACCGAGGAACCATCGGCGGTTCCCTGGCCAACAACGATCCGGCGGCCGACTATCCCGCCGCGATCCTGGCATTGGATGCGACTATTCATACAGACAGGCGTGAGATCGGGTCTTCGGACTTTTTCCGTGGCATTTTCGAAACGGCGCTCGATGAACACGAACTCATAACCTCGATCGAGTTCGAAGCGCCCGAGCGAGCGGCTTATGCCAAGTTCCCTCATCCGGCGTCAGGATATGCCTTGGCGGGCGTATTCGTCTGTCGCGGGGATTCGTACGTCCGCGTTGCAGTGACCGGGGTGGGCTCCGATGGCGCTTTTAGGCTGCAAGAACTCGAGGGTAAGCTGGAAGCCCAGTTCGAAGCATCAGTCGTCGACACCATCGATTTGTCGGCTCTTGAGTTTTTCGAGGATCGCCATGGCTCCCGGGCGTACCGGGAAAACCTGGTGAGAGTAATGGCTCGACAGGCGATTGCCGAGATCGCCGCCGTCGACGGCGCTTAG
- a CDS encoding (2Fe-2S)-binding protein, producing MTRIEAVVNGKKVTKTVDDNRLLVTFLREDLGLTGTHVGCDTTQCGACVVNIDGDTVKSCTSLAAGANGCSITTIEGVAHGERLHRVQEAFHRHHALQCGYCTPGLIITAIDIIEKAQGPLDEATVRQELKGNLCRCTGYQNIVSAILDAAEKYAMSSVSKVA from the coding sequence ATGACCAGAATCGAAGCCGTCGTCAACGGCAAGAAAGTGACGAAAACCGTCGACGACAACCGTCTGCTGGTGACCTTCCTTCGCGAAGACCTCGGGCTGACCGGAACGCATGTGGGCTGCGACACCACCCAATGCGGAGCATGCGTGGTCAATATCGATGGCGACACCGTGAAGTCTTGCACATCCCTCGCCGCGGGCGCGAACGGGTGTTCTATCACCACGATCGAGGGCGTGGCGCACGGGGAGAGGCTCCATCGCGTGCAGGAGGCGTTTCATCGCCACCATGCGCTTCAATGCGGCTATTGCACCCCCGGCCTGATCATCACGGCGATCGACATCATCGAGAAGGCCCAGGGCCCTCTGGACGAGGCGACCGTCAGGCAGGAGCTCAAGGGCAATCTTTGCCGTTGCACGGGATACCAGAACATCGTGTCCGCCATTCTCGACGCTGCCGAGAAATACGCCATGAGCAGCGTTTCGAAAGTGGCATAG
- a CDS encoding CoxG family protein — MNLEGNFFVEKPRAAVWALINDPDVLRQAIPGCQSLEAVDEGYAATVTIAIGPVKAKFNGRVKLQDVQAPESYRISGEGSGGIAGFAKGGANVRLEETDGGTTIHYAVDAAIGGKLAQLGSRLIESTSKKLSGQFFERIAEIARGA, encoded by the coding sequence ATGAATCTCGAAGGCAACTTCTTCGTCGAAAAGCCGCGGGCGGCCGTCTGGGCGCTCATCAACGACCCGGACGTTTTGCGCCAGGCGATCCCGGGATGCCAATCGCTCGAAGCGGTCGACGAGGGCTATGCGGCAACCGTGACCATCGCGATCGGTCCGGTGAAGGCAAAGTTCAACGGCCGGGTCAAGCTGCAGGATGTGCAGGCCCCGGAAAGTTACCGAATTTCCGGCGAAGGAAGCGGCGGTATCGCAGGGTTCGCCAAAGGCGGAGCGAATGTCCGGCTCGAAGAGACGGACGGCGGCACCACCATTCATTACGCTGTGGACGCGGCCATCGGCGGCAAGCTGGCCCAGCTCGGGAGCAGGCTGATCGAATCCACATCCAAAAAGCTCTCCGGCCAGTTCTTCGAACGCATCGCCGAGATCGCCCGCGGCGCCTGA